From the genome of Aspergillus oryzae RIB40 DNA, chromosome 4:
TTATATACATGATACCTATACCTATAACCATAGCTataaaatagagaaatatGAAAAGACTAGACAACCTGTTGGTGTCTACTAGCGAAGGACTTAAAATTAGCCACAGACCCACTTCCCCAGGTTTCGCGCCGTAACCAATCCCGAATAGGAAACGCAGGGGGATCCATCCGGCTCCTATCGGAATGACGTCAGATGGAATGTACTTCCGCGCAAGTTCCCAATCAAAAGAAATTGcagctgaaggagaaaaaagaggttGCCTACGTGTTAGTAAGAAGGATGCAAACCAAAATCCAGAAACTCAGCCTTATCCGTTCGCTCTCTCCCAAAAAAGGATCTTGCCCTGGTGTGACGTGACGTCGATCTTCCCACCCATAATACGAATCATAAATAAGTACATAATCAACATGAAGCGCCTCAATTCCCCCAAAGACGACAACGTCCCAGTCTACATATTCggtctcctcttcaccattcTCATTCTCAGTTTCCTGGGCACGTACCTTGACACCAGCAAATCACGCTCCGCGAAGCCAACACCCGAAACTCAATAACGATCAGACACCAATCTAAGTCAATCAAAATGGCTGGAACCTGCTCGATGCTTTGCCTGATCCTCATCACACTGTTCAGTAAGTTTGTCCGCCTAGACGTACCTATTTCCCCCTGTCCAATGGCCTCAGGCTTTTGTTCGTATTTGTCTCCGTGTCCGTATCTAGCGCCCTGCTATCTTCAAATTCTCAACAACGGAAATACTTATGAACGGTTTACTGACGTGGTGCTACTAGTCCCTCCACTTGGCGTTTTCCTCATCTCCGGCTGCAGCGCTGATTTCTTCATTAATATTCTGCTGACGATTCTTGGGTACGTTTCCCGGTTATACCATCCCTTAGTCTTCCCTTCTGATATCACGATGACTAGCATGACTATTTCACCATCTATATACACATGTCCACTCGGAATACATCCAAGTCTATTTTAATCGCAAAACTAACACAGAATAGGTATCTCCCGGGCCATATCCACGCCTTCTATCTCGAATACGTGTATTACCGTCAACGCGATGGGGTAACGGGACGCGCACCTGGTGTATACTCCGAGCGAATCCAGCGTGGTGGTCACCATGAAACAACCTATGGCACCATTCACAATTAGTCAGTTCAAGCTGCAGTTACGACTTACGAGGGATGCGGTACACTTGTCTTATAAAGCCTATGCCTGATAACCCTGGTCTACTTGTTTGTTCGTTATTCTTTGCGTAAAAAGCAGGCTCAGTTTTCGGTTATATATCAATAATTGCGAGTGCTATTCTTACCATTGCACTTTTTTTCCTATTATTCGCAGTCTAAATTGCAATTCAATATTTAGTCCGCGAACCGCATCTTACACGTAGTAGCCATTGAACCCAAAACATATGATTAACTGGATAAACTAATACACAAGAAGAACCTAGAcctccaccttcttcgcctgACCTTGGTCTTCCGCTGCCTTGGTATTCGCCTTCGTCTTCAACGCCGGAAACTCAAATGGCTTGCTCCTTCCCGAATCACCGCCAGTCCTCGGCACAGCTCCAGACCCAGGACTCCACCACAAAGCTCCAACCCAAGGTTGCACGTTCCACCCAACAGAAAGCGTCACATTGCTCCGCTCCGCCATCTTCCCCGTGATATCCGAGATTTGGTACTTAGCCCGCTGGTTCCTCAGACGGAGAACACCAGGCGCGGCCTTATCCTTCTTAGTCGACTTCTTGGCGCCGGTGGTCCGTTTCGAAGAAGACTTGGACGGGAAGAAGCGCTCACGGAGAGTGTTGAAGGAGTACGGCGATTCCGGGGCCGAGATGATGGTATCCCAGATGATGGACTCGGActgggggaggagagtggATTCCTTGTCAGAGGAGGAGTAGGAGGCGTAGACGTAGACGAAGAGTTGTTTTGTGTTCCAgttgaagagggaggagagatcTAGATCGGTGTTAGTTGGCTGCTTGCCTGCGGAGGGATTTCAATTGATGGGGTCCATAGGTACATACCGGCGTCCAGATCGAAACGCATTTGTGCgtattcttctttcttgtttgaATAGTAATGTGGTCGTCCTTTGATTCTGCGCGAACCTTGTTAGTGGACCTAGCATGGAGATAGTGTAAAACTATAGCACGTACACTTTGACATCCTTCAATGACACTGCTGCTTTCGCCTCATCGGTGGGAAATAACAAGACAGACAACGCGGCAAATCCGGCGACGAACAAGGCCACGGTTGtaaagaagccgaagacggCCTGCGCTCGGTTTAGAGACGAGTGCATAGTGGgtgatttctttgtctctttgATACAATTGAGGGTGCTATGACCGGGAATATGTATTGCCAGACTAATTAGACAAGCCAAATAACCTCTGATATTTTATGAAGTAAAAGGGAGGCGAACTCCCTGTGGAATAGCGTTGCGACAAGGGAGTTACGAGATGATGTTTGTTGAAGCCACATGGACCTTTTCGCGCAGGCGGTGAGTGGAGCACGAggcttatcgataagggcGGTTTGCTATCATGGAGAAGGTAGATATATAAAGAGCAACTAGCTAGCTAGCATAGCTGCCTTGATTTtccattcattctttctgcATGTCTTTTCGCTCCTTAGCTCCCAAATTTTCTGAGGGTTGAGCTTGTTGGGCAACAAGGAGCTCCCAGTCCACGGTCTTTACATTATTCTTCTCTGAAATACAATTCTACAGTACAACTAGATCGCGATATCAGACAGCTCAGGAGAAGTTACGCCCAAAGCAGTCACAATGGGCGACCacgtcctcttcttctacgGTAAGCCCTCTCAATTGCTCCGATAGGTACACCCCAAACGTTACTTTCAACCATGTACTCCTCATACAACCCCACCATACCTAATTCCCATGTCTCCCAACACTTCCAAACCCCAATCTACCCCACCTTcgaaaccaccaaaccaACCTAGCACACAAGcaaacaaacccaaaacTAACAACTTCCCAAAAGGAACCTTAATGGCCCCCCAAATCCTCCACCGGGTAATCCACGGCTCACCGAACCCAGAGCCCTGGCAAAAAGCCCTTCTCACATTCAGGCCAGCCATTCTGCACGGGTACCGACGGCATCGGGTGCGGGGAGCTGACTACCCTGGTATCGTGCCGGCCAAGCCAACAACTAGAGAGCCAGGCACGGATTCGAATGCTAATGGCATGGCAGCCGTGCTTGGGACGGTTGTTTCGGGATTAACGGACGGTGATATCCATCGGTTAGATATTTTTGAGGGGACAGAGTATGAGAAGGGTAAGGTAAAGGTTAGGATTTTGCGGGAATCGCTGGGTGGCAAGGATGGGGAGCTGGAGGGAAAGGATACGGATAGGCATTTGATGGATGTTCTGGATGCTGCTGGGGCGGAGTTTGCGGAtgaaggggaggaggtaGAGGCTGTCACCTATGTTTATGTTGCCGGGGAAAGtaagctggaggatggagagtGGGATTTTGAAGCGTTCAAGAGGGATAAAATGGCGTGGTGGGTTGGGGCAGATGAAAGTGAGTGGTAATATATCCTTCAGAAGATATGAAAAGATTTCCATAGAAGGCCAAAtgttttttgttctttagaTGGCCCAAATCAGCATAATTTCTCCCATCGAAAGCAGGTCTAGAGCAATTATGTACAATCTCTAAGGACGCCAACAGCTAAAACATCAAACATGCATGTGCCGACAGTGTGCGTGTCGTAGGGAAGCTCCATGAACGTAAACCCATATGTATCATATGCCCGAACGCCTAATCGAGTGCCAACTCCTATGGGTTAtcagaaaagacaaaaacaatgaagaataagatacagaaaaaaaaaagggggggggtaaaaggaagggggaagagacAGTTTCGTTGATTGACACGAGTGAACCATAGTAAAAGCTTGGTTTCACCGAATTCTATTTGGGTTTCTGTCTGGCAGAGCGCTGATATTTCATGTCGCCTTGATAAGACGGTGGTATAATCTGCACTTCGACTGTCGGAAGCTTCGCTGGCTGTCCAgccttttttgtttttttatcGTCGACCGAGCGCATTTTGTGGTCCACCGGCTTCATCGCTGCTAAATTGCTTGGAGAtccgtcttcctccttgggtATCTTCGCTGAATGAGAGCTAATTTCCTCA
Proteins encoded in this window:
- a CDS encoding signal peptidase complex subunit SPC3 (predicted protein), giving the protein MHSSLNRAQAVFGFFTTVALFVAGFAALSVLLFPTDEAKAAVSLKDVKVIKGRPHYYSNKKEEYAQMRFDLDADLSSLFNWNTKQLFVYVYASYSSSDKESTLLPQSESIIWDTIISAPESPYSFNTLRERFFPSKSSSKRTTGAKKSTKKDKAAPGVLRLRNQRAKYQISDITGKMAERSNVTLSVGWNVQPWVGALWWSPGSGAVPRTGGDSGRSKPFEFPALKTKANTKAAEDQGQAKKVEV